Below is a genomic region from Medicago truncatula cultivar Jemalong A17 chromosome 3, MtrunA17r5.0-ANR, whole genome shotgun sequence.
ACAATGGAATAAAGCAAATGTCTGTGTTTGTTTATTCACATAATTGCAACTTGTTTTGTATTGGCAATTAAGACGGGTCAAAGATGAACAGGTCATAAATGAGTATATGACTAAATCGTATTTATTAGTGAAGTTTGTTGAGCAGTTGAGGAATAAAATCACAGGAAAATGCTAAGGTGTACGAATTATAATTCGTTGAAATCccacttttttcttcttcttcttcttcttcttcttcgtgtTACACAGTAGTTACTTGTGGACGGTATAGAGCAGCCATGCAAATAATTCTTCTTTGTTttgaggaaaaaataaaatatattctacTCCCTCGGGTCCTGTTTACAAGAGAAATATCacttttagatacattgagTATGTATTTAGTCAAGAatttaaaccaaatacataaattatttaatgtatctaaaaagtaaattgtttcttgtaaataggactGAAGGAAGTATTTatagttaaaatattttgaattaaatgTTTTTAGTACTTATAAATTATTCAAGGGTTTAGTCTAATGGTGAAAAGACATGTCTTATGTTTGGAGGTATCGAGCTCGAACTCCGCATGCATATCTTTAAAATGATGTAAATGTAAATACATTTAAAAATGATCTTTTAAGTCCTAAAATCTTCCCTACTTTGGACCGAACAACATTTCCACCTTAAATTGTTCTCGTAAAAAAATGGATTTAGTacgaataaaacaaaaaagttataactttctttttagtcattatatattttttttggctaagTTATACTTTTTGTCTTTTATGTTATCTTTATGTTTTGCTTTGATCTTTTAagtcattttttgtttcattttagtCTAATTAAGTTACAAAATTTTATGCAATTTGGTCATTAATGTTTGAAAAGGAAAATGGTTGTCACATGCGATTATACAATAAGTGTTTGACTTTGTAAACTTAAATGAAGAATACAAATTTTAATATGCCATAATTGTATAATATATCTATCTACTAGTGTGTTAATCCGTGCAATGCATGAGCGAAGAACAAAATTATCCAATGCCCAAACAAACAAAAGGGCACAACCACTATCTATGAACACAAGCATAAATGTTAACAACTTTTGCCTTCCGCAATCAATAAGAAAGCCTCTTTACTTTGTCGAGAAGTTGAGGGATTGAATTTTCCTTAttattaaaagagaaattatacCATTCCTTTCATTCCAAATAACTCAAACACGCGGGAACCAAAATAAGTGCATAAAGGAGCGTTGCACTTTCGAACTACCTGTCAAGTAAGAAAACTGAACAAAATGATTTGTGATCCCGAGAGGATCAACATAAGAAAACATCAGCCAATCACAAAGCATATACCACAAAGAACTAGAAATAgaacaatagaaaaacaaatgGTTTGTCGTTTCCACCTCCCTACACCCACTCACACAAAGTTGAGCATCATGATATATCATACCGCGTCGAAACAAGTAATCTCTGGTAGGTAACCTATTGTGTATAAGACGTCAAGTAAAAACTGAAACATTCAGAGGAACATATTTATGTCCAATCAAGTCTGAAACTGTGTTATGCTGATGTGCATGCAGACCAGTGAGAAAATGATACACGCCTCGGACCGAATAAGCACTGTCCCGATCTAACTGCCACCTCCATTGATCTTTAGAACCAACCTGCAAATGTACAGATGAAAGTAAATATGAACACTCCCCTGCAATCTCCTCCTCCCATGCGAATAACCGACACCGTCACTTCCAAGCCTCTCCTCCCTCACCCCACCCCAAAACAAACATGTCAGCCACCGATGCCTCCTCTTTCTGACAAGTCAAATAACTACCTAAACCTCTCACGCAAAGGTATCTCCCAATTCACCTATTCGTCCAAAAGAAAGTCTCTACCATCATACCAGACTCCCCCCGAAAACCATTACCATCTCAAATCCTCATTATATCCTTCCACCAACTCGACCTCCCCCTACCACCCTCCACACCATAGCGCGCACCCAACACCTAAAACCACAATCCACTTCGACCCACCAACATCCTTCAACACCATTTAAACTCCCTTAACCGCCTAACCCATAAACCTCCCTCCGATATATAATATCTCAGTCAACCCAAGATATTTTTCAATTGTCTTCACCcccatccaaaaaaaaaacgacataaaatataatcaatagaTTTGATTCAATTGACCATTGGCTTCTAAAAACTACATTGACGCGCATTTCCACCAATCGACATACCCAACTACACAAAAGAAAGCTTCTGAACTTTACACTTCAACACCAAAGCCACCTCATTTAACCAAGAAGCACCGGCATTCACCCCAACCAACATACTCTTATGAAAGTTAACTTTTAATTCAGACATTGctttgaacaaaaacaaaactgctCGCAGAGCTCTGCATTTATATTAATAAGCATTTACATACCATGCATAATAAATTGTAGACTTAAATGTACATTTGGTTctcctatttaatttttttaactcaaGAATACAAATTTTAATCTGCGATAactgtatataattattattaattttgattggCGAAATTGACATTGAGTTTCTAAGTTTTGGATTTGTTTGCATTGATCAGTGGGATATTGGATGAGTTTATTTTGATTGTTGGCCATTAACTTTGATCTGTTGAAAGCAGGCGATGGAGCAGACCAACGGGCGTGGGATTAGGTGAAACAAGGGAAAAGAGACCACGCAACTTAACTTGACAAACAATCACGACTACAGGATTAACCAAAATAAACGGTTAAGACTTGATGTCAAACTAAAGTTTGATATCTCGTGTCAACGGGTCTTATCTTATATAGAGTTAGGATCTGTTGACATTCTTTGTCACCAAATTTTAAGTGTCTATTTTATTTCATCTAATGACTCTCATTAATTCACTAGATTCATCCATATCAGATCTCGTCGGTACTTGATTCATGTTATTTCTCTTGTCGTGAAGCTTTATGGTTCAACTGATTTTCTTTTCAACAATAGATCCACACACCTGCTAATAGTATTCGTGTCTACATGCAATTGATGTTCACAAGATAAAACTGAAGGTTTGGAGAACTAGTTTTATGCAAAGTTGTATGCGTACTATTAAATTGAAGGCAGTGATTACCGAAAAGAACGTGATATCTTTCAACTTAATCCCTTCGGTACAGGAAATTTATGCAAAGTTTATGACAATGATTGCAATGGGAGAGAAAGGTAGTGacttatttaataaaacataaatttagtccattaattttagataaaatagaGGGTTAGGATTTGGAGTAACTCTTTAGACTTACTCTTGAAGTCAATGTATTCCTAATTATTCTTTAGTAACTTGCCAAAAATTATTTGTGTTATAAAAGGTAAATATTGATCGAGTAAAAAAAGAATCCCgtaattaatataataagatGTTAACGTAAATGAGATCACATGATTATTAATAAGAATTAAATTTAGTCTATTAAAATTAGATAAATTAAAGGGTGGAGATGTGGAGTAACTCTTTAGACTTATTTTTGGAGTCCATATATCCATCCCAGGGCCAGCCCTAGGCAAAGGCCGGGGTGCAACGGCCTAGGGCCCTTGCACCGGGggccctaaaaaaaaaaattacaataggggtgtatatagaaatatttgatttttgggGGTGTATAGTAAAGGTTACTGAAAGGCCCAAACATGTTGAAAGGCAATGCTGAAGCCTGTTAATCATTATGGCCCTTTTGTCTAAATTTACTATATATACCTCCTTATATACAGAGATTTCTACATACACcctccctataaattttttagtttttcttaataatgtgcaaaaaaaactattatcgaataaatttgtgatattttttgggCCCTTTGTTTCTAATAATGTGCCTCACTAACATTAAATACATTGttcatatttattatccaagaatttggaaattttataacaaaacaaattatattttagttcaAAATAAGtctaatagaaaaattaatcttaatgttgttttttaaatgttccaaagaattaaattatatcattatacTAAATCATGTGAGACAAATTTAGGATCATGTGGCCCactcatctttttttatttttttttgttcttttttggtAGTAAAAAGCGGGGAAAAAACGAAAAGAAGACTTGATATAATCACAACAatgatctaaaaaaaattatgatgtatTATGTAGGGCcattttctcatattatgcCTAAGACCTGTAAAACTCTAGGAACAGCCCTGATCcatcctcaaaataaaaataagttttttttaatagtgtCCAATATTATTCCttctatatatatttgttaagaTGGGTGCACAGTACTATATTATATTACTCAATAATCGCAATCTACTAAGGAGCTAACAACAATGTTACCTAATACTTATATTATGTGTGTTAATAATTGCAATCTACTGTTGAGATGACagcaatattatttatttattttttgaaagaagataacagcaatattaaaatataaattcagTAACTCACGCATTCCGCAAGATTCTcgatatatatttaaataatgatCGGTTTAAATAACtgcctcaaaaaaaaaaaaaaaaattatgagtttaatttcttttttttggtaagtatgagtttaatttttttttttgagagcaagtatgagtttaatttgtttaatcaaGCAAAGCATATAGTCGGTCTATAAGTTCAGTTACGCCCCATATGTACAGAGCATCGACGAGGTAATATATATAACCAGATCTAAATACATGGCTGCATTCCAAGTCCTCTCTACCCATACAATCAAGTCACCAAATTCAAGTGatcaaaaaattgatttaactCCATGGGATCTCCGGTACCTACTAATTGCACCCACCAAAAAGGGTCTTCTTTATCACCATCCTCTAGTGCCAAACCAAATTCAACATCTGAAACACTCTCTATCTTCTACCCTTGCCTTTTTCCCACCACTTGCAGGCCGTCTAGAAATAACAGATCACAAGGACAACACCGTTTCATGTTCCGTCACATGCAACAATGCAGGCGCGCTCTTTGTCCATGCTGCGGCAGAGAACACTTGTGTAGGTGACATACTTGGATGCACCTACGTTCCTCCCATCGTCGATTCATTTTTTCCATTAACCAGAGTTAAAAATTACGAAGGCACATCACAACCATTGTTAGCTGTGCAAGTGACAGAGTTAGTTGACGGCTTCTTCATTGGTTTTACATTTAACCATGCGGTTGTTGACGGAGAGTCCACATGGCTTTTCATTAATTCATGGGCGAAAATCTCGCGTGGTTGTTGCAATCAAGTATCCAAACTCATAACGCTAGAACGTTGGTTTCCAAGTGGTATTCAACATCCCATACGATTTCCTTTTACTATAGAGCCACAAAAGAATGACTCTGATGATAACGAAAAGTTCAATCCATCAGAGAGGTTATTCCATTTCACAAAGGAGAAAATCGCTCAACTGAAATTGAAAGCCAACATGGAGATTGGTACCAACAAAATATCATCCCTCCAATCACTTTTTACACATCTTTGGCGCTCTGTGATCCGTTCCAAACAATTTGACCCACACGAAGAAGTTTATTATATGGTCGCGATAGGAGCTAGATCAAGGTTTGTTCCACCATTGCCTGAAGATTATTTTGGAAATGCTGTTGAAGTTTGTAGGGTTACAATGAAAGCGGGAGAGTTGTTGGAAGATGGTGGGCTTGGTAAAGGTGCTTGGGCGATACACAAAATGATTTCTTTGCAGTCaaatgaagagttgaagaatCACTACGTGTCTTGGTTGGAAAATCCAAACATCGTTAGATTTTTTACCGCGGCCGGTAAAAATACATTAGCCAGTAGCAATTCCCCGTGGTTTGATGTTTATGGTAATGATTTTGGATGGGGAGAACCTGTGGCAGTTCGCAGTGGAAATAAAATAAGTGGAATGATTACTGTATTTGCTGGAAAAGAAGAAGGTAGCATGGACTTTCAAGTGTGTCTTCCTCACAAGATTTTGGAGGCAATGGGAAATGACCATGACTTCATGGATGTTGTGTCTAATTAGTGTGAGTTTAAGGTTTGCAAAATCAGTTTGGTACCACGCTATTTCATGCTATGTTGATGTATATTTATGAATACTTATGTGTGTTTATCTTCTTGATCCGgatatttctttcatttgaaaGTTTAAGTGTGTGTTTTGTTCTATGttgtcaaaaattgattttgagtacaaaaaataaaggatctatgtttggatacattaatgtaaaagtgagttgaatgatAAATTCAAGTGTTgaaatcaattctagaatcaaaagCTCCAAATTCTAGCTTGAAGTAGAATCAATTCTGAAGACAAAATGAGCTGGTTTAACCGTTTTTATTGGTTATActgcttttttttattgaaatcttGTCTCGTTCGAAGAGAGAAAAAACTGCCTTTTCTTAATAGAGAACATT
It encodes:
- the LOC11419132 gene encoding protein ENHANCED PSEUDOMONAS SUSCEPTIBILITY 1, which encodes MAAFQVLSTHTIKSPNSSDQKIDLTPWDLRYLLIAPTKKGLLYHHPLVPNQIQHLKHSLSSTLAFFPPLAGRLEITDHKDNTVSCSVTCNNAGALFVHAAAENTCVGDILGCTYVPPIVDSFFPLTRVKNYEGTSQPLLAVQVTELVDGFFIGFTFNHAVVDGESTWLFINSWAKISRGCCNQVSKLITLERWFPSGIQHPIRFPFTIEPQKNDSDDNEKFNPSERLFHFTKEKIAQLKLKANMEIGTNKISSLQSLFTHLWRSVIRSKQFDPHEEVYYMVAIGARSRFVPPLPEDYFGNAVEVCRVTMKAGELLEDGGLGKGAWAIHKMISLQSNEELKNHYVSWLENPNIVRFFTAAGKNTLASSNSPWFDVYGNDFGWGEPVAVRSGNKISGMITVFAGKEEGSMDFQVCLPHKILEAMGNDHDFMDVVSN